The following coding sequences lie in one Indicator indicator isolate 239-I01 chromosome 2, UM_Iind_1.1, whole genome shotgun sequence genomic window:
- the LOC128980737 gene encoding ankyrin repeat domain-containing protein 9-like, translated as MASNQASLQDDQSRHCKFLSYMFYQAVRDHKPVWMLEDMRTMEYFYWEENASLRTYSPSEALLYAVVHNHLPYAQYLLSHFPEEALKVPGEHFCYCPSSAPHLAMAVTYDRRDILGLIIKIAHKLPSLNSYINRTGCFHLEDGKTPLHLACELLRSETVLILLGNGASPRIEDSKGLTPLDVILEQMWDSKVNVASKKLCLDYLLLFMPNPQFKMRKVLQEHPDHWTALLGEDKFNSLVGNTPASLYLQAMQTILQTLPPSHFPKSIQELPIPQALKPLPSYGKKLPTKNVVNGFP; from the coding sequence ATGGCCAGCAACCAGGCCAGCCTGCAGGATGATCAAAGCAGGCACTGCAAGTTCTTATCCTATATGTTCTACCAGGCTGTGAGAGATCACAAGCCTGTGTGGATGCTGGAAGACATGAGAACTATGGAGTATTTTTACTGGGAGGAAAACGCCAGCCTAAGGACCTACTCACCTTCAGAAGCCCTTCTCTATGCAGTGGTGCATAACCACCTGCCTTATGCTCAGTATCTGCTGTCTCATTTTCCAGAGGAGGCTCTCAAGGTGCCTGGGGAACACTTCTGCTATtgcccttcctctgctcctcactTGGCCATGGCGGTCACATATGACAGGAGAGATATCTTGGGGCTGATCATCAAAATTGCACACAAGCTCCCTAGCTTGAACTCCTACATCAACAGGACTGGCTGCTTCCATCTGGAAGATGGGAAAACCCCCCTGCACCTTGCCTGTGAACTGCTGAGGTCAGAGACAGTCCTCATCCTCCTTGGGAACGGAGCTTCTCCCAGGATAGAGGACAGTAAAGGGCTCACTCCACTGGACGTCATCCTGGAGCAGATGTGGGACTCCAAAGTCAATGTGGCATCAAAGAAGCTCTGCCTCGACTACCTCTTGCTTTTCATGCCCAACCCACAGTTTAAGATGAGGAAAGTTCTGCAGGAGCATCCGGACCACTGGACAGCCTTGCTGGGGGAAGACAAATTCAACAGCCTGGTGGGGAACACACCTGCTTCTTTATATCTGCAGGCTATGCAAACTATCCTCCAgactcttcccccctcccacttcCCTAAAAGCATCCAGGAACTACCTATACCTCAGGCACTAAAGCCCTTACCATCCTATGGCAAAAAGCTACCAACAAAAAATGTGGTAAATGGTTTTCCTTGA